From a single Micromonospora pallida genomic region:
- a CDS encoding C40 family peptidase, with protein sequence MSDNERTRRTRRRAPIVSPVLRPRLWSALLGMVAAAAIATPVFADPTLPQTVPDTGARPVAAGPVYLPGGPTGGGGQSGTTPITPVGNGPLAAQIDAARAQVGLLGQELLRLEQLQSDAKTQLATADRDRKLAQDTLARAQREADAAAAEAIKAAAKLPPGDFASELHGLSVLERIYRGEEVEGTTTAATGELNRARTGEQAASQAYAAAETRLRTATEQFTTTQKTYRTQEAALLKLQQDNATQLAEIERQQEAEEQRLGEQYLQGATANGLTSHPRAMAAVRYALAQLGDPYLWAAEGPDRFDCSGLVWAAYRSKGADYSGLPRVSRDQYNATKGKTVSRSALLPGDLVFYASGSSWTTIHHMGMYIGNGKMVHAPTTGDVVKISNVRWSRLYAATRVIDAVPAPGATPTPTPTPTPSPTKTGTPKPTNTTTPKPTNSATPKPTGSASPTPTGSATPTPTPTPTPTPTAAPSESDTTSPSPSKSSTSGGSPSASVSGTGEPGGSPAQSGSASPDAEG encoded by the coding sequence ATGAGCGACAACGAGCGCACGCGACGGACACGACGACGGGCACCGATCGTCTCCCCGGTCCTGCGCCCCAGGCTCTGGTCCGCGCTGCTCGGCATGGTCGCCGCGGCGGCCATCGCCACCCCGGTCTTCGCCGACCCCACGCTGCCCCAGACCGTCCCGGACACCGGCGCCCGTCCGGTCGCGGCCGGGCCGGTGTACCTGCCCGGCGGCCCCACCGGCGGCGGTGGTCAGTCCGGCACCACCCCGATCACCCCGGTCGGCAACGGCCCGCTCGCCGCGCAGATCGACGCCGCGCGGGCCCAGGTCGGGCTGCTCGGCCAGGAGCTACTCCGACTCGAACAACTCCAGAGCGACGCGAAGACGCAGCTCGCCACCGCCGACCGGGACCGGAAGCTCGCCCAGGACACCCTCGCCCGCGCCCAGCGGGAGGCCGACGCCGCCGCCGCCGAGGCGATCAAGGCCGCCGCCAAGCTGCCTCCCGGCGACTTCGCGTCCGAACTGCACGGCCTGAGCGTGCTGGAGCGGATCTACCGGGGCGAGGAGGTCGAGGGCACCACCACCGCCGCGACCGGCGAGCTGAACCGGGCCCGCACCGGCGAGCAGGCCGCCAGTCAGGCGTACGCGGCGGCGGAGACCCGGCTGCGTACCGCGACGGAGCAGTTCACCACCACCCAGAAGACCTACCGCACCCAGGAAGCGGCCCTGCTCAAGCTGCAGCAGGACAACGCCACCCAGCTCGCCGAGATCGAACGGCAGCAGGAGGCCGAGGAGCAGCGCCTCGGCGAGCAGTACCTGCAGGGTGCGACTGCCAACGGGCTGACCTCCCACCCGCGCGCGATGGCCGCCGTCCGGTACGCCCTGGCACAGCTCGGCGACCCGTACCTCTGGGCGGCCGAAGGGCCGGACCGGTTCGACTGCTCCGGCCTGGTCTGGGCCGCGTACCGGTCGAAGGGCGCCGACTACTCCGGCCTGCCCCGGGTCTCCCGAGACCAGTACAACGCCACCAAGGGCAAGACCGTCAGCCGGAGTGCCCTACTCCCCGGCGACCTGGTCTTCTACGCCTCGGGCAGCAGCTGGACGACGATCCACCACATGGGCATGTACATCGGCAACGGCAAGATGGTGCACGCCCCGACCACCGGCGACGTCGTGAAGATCTCCAACGTCCGGTGGTCGCGGCTGTACGCCGCCACCCGGGTCATCGACGCGGTCCCGGCCCCGGGTGCCACCCCGACGCCGACTCCGACTCCGACGCCGAGTCCGACGAAGACCGGCACCCCGAAGCCGACGAACACCACCACGCCCAAGCCGACCAACTCGGCCACGCCCAAGCCGACCGGCAGCGCCAGCCCGACGCCGACCGGCAGCGCAACGCCGACGCCGACCCCCACGCCGACCCCCACCCCCACCGCGGCCCCGTCGGAGAGCGACACGACCTCGCCGTCGCCAAGCAAGAGCAGCACCAGCGGTGGCAGCCCGAGCGCCTCGGTCAGCGGCACCGGCGAGCCCGGCGGGAGCCCGGCGCAGAGCGGGTCGGCGAGCCCGGACGCCGAGGGCTGA